A single genomic interval of Capricornis sumatraensis isolate serow.1 chromosome 11, serow.2, whole genome shotgun sequence harbors:
- the RIDA gene encoding 2-iminobutanoate/2-iminopropanoate deaminase, whose protein sequence is MSSLVRRIISTAKAPAAIGPYSQAVLVDRTIYISGQLGMDPASGQLVPGGVTEEAKQALTNIGEILKAAGCDFTNVVKTTVLLADINDFSAVNDVYKQYFQSSFPARAAYQVAALPKVGRVEIEAIAVQGPLTTASL, encoded by the exons ATGTCGTCTTTGGTCAGAAGGATAATCAGCACCGCGAAAGCCCCCGCGGCCATTGGTCCCTACAG TCAGGCTGTGTTAGTCGACAGGACCATTTACATTTCAGGACAGCTAGGCATGGACCCTGCAAGTGGACAGCTTGTGCCAGGAGGGGTGACAGAAGAGGCTAAACAG GCTCTGACAAACATAGGTGAAATTCTGAAAGCAGCAGGCTGTGACTTCACGAATG TGGTAAAAACAACGGTTTTGCTGGCTGACATAAATGACTTCAGTGCTGTCAATGATGTCTACAAACAAT aTTTCCAGAGTAGTTTCCCGGCGAGAGCTGCTTACCAGGTTGCTGCTTTGCCCAAA GTAGGCCGTGTTGAGATTGAAGCAATAGCTGTGCAAGGACCTCTGACGACAGCATCACTCTAA